The nucleotide window GCCAGAATTGACTTTCAATAACAAGAAATCCACATTGATAAAAGAACGCAAAAAGGAAGCAAACCCATGATCGGATCACCCAGGGGATCCGACGGCTGCTTCCTTTATTTATTTCATTATATTATTCAATGGATTCTACTTTCGGTAGCCATCTTTCATTAGAAAAAGCTGAACTTTTCTGATTTCGAGTTCAGTATTAAGTTCAGCTTCGATCCGTTCTTACTTCTTTAAATTGACCGTTGCTTTGACGATGTTTAACAAAATTTCAACCACTTTGTGCATCTCCTGAATGCTGCAGACCTCATAACGGCCATGACAGTTCGCGCCGCCGGTTCCTAAATTCGGACACGGCAGTCCCATAAATGTCAATCGCGCTCCGTCAGTTCCGCCGCGAACCTTTTCCACCCAAGGCTGAAGTCCTGCTTCAGTGATCGCCTGCTTTGCCAGATCCACAATCCATTCCTGATCTTTCAAAATTTCCTTCATGTTGCGATAGGATTCCTTAATCTCAACTTGAACCAGCGGCTGTCCGTACTTCTGATTCATATATTCCCCAGCCGCTTTCATCATCGCCATCTGTGCCTCAAACTGAGCGCTGTCATGATTGCGGATGATATATTCCATAACGGCCTGTTCAACATTGCCCTGCATGTTGTTCAGATGGTTAAAGCCTTCTGTTCCTTCGGTATATTCAGGACGGTTAAAGACCGGCAGCATCGCATGGAATTCCATTGCGACATTCAGCGCGTTGATCATTTTGTGTTTGGCGCTGCCTGGATGAATGGAAAAGCCCTGAACCGTAACTTTTGCACTGGCAGCATTGAAGGTTTCATCACTGATCGCTTCCATCTCCCCGCCGTCAACGGTAAACGCAAAATCCGCGTGGAAATTCTCAACATCAAACTGATCAGCGCCCCGACCGATTTCTTCATCCGGAGTGAACCCGATCCGAATTTCACCATGTTTGATCTCCGGGTGGATCAATAAAGTTTCCGCCATCGTCAGAATATCCGCAATTCCCGCTTTGTCATCAGCTCCCAATAAAGTATTCCCGTCTGTAACAATCAGATCCTGTCCAACATACCGCTGCATGTTCGGAAAATCGCTGACCTTTAATGTAATCTGATCGTTGAGCTGGATATCCTTTCCATCGTAGTTGGAAACAATCCGCGGATTGACGCCTTCCCCGCAGAAATCCGGCGCCGTATCCATGTGCGCGATAAAACCGACTGTCGGTACCTCAAAATCGAGATTGGACGGAATCCTGCCGTATAAATAACCACGGTCTTCATGGACTTCCTGAATGCCCATCTGTTCCATCTCTGCTTTGAGCACCTTTAAAAGATCCAGCTGACAGGCAGAGCTGGGAACTGTCGGACTTTCCGGATCCGAAACCGTATTGATTTTGGCATAGCGAATTAATCGTTCTTCTGGGGTCATAGTTTATTCCTCTTTTCTTCCCATTGCAGGCTTTCAATCATCATATCAAAGAATTCAGCGTCAAACGACGAATCACCCGGGCTGCAGGCATAAAATCCGGCCTGGACGACGCCCTCGTTCAGCGGCAGTGCAAATTCCCGCAACCACTTGAACTTCAGGCCGTTAAACGAAAATTCGATGCGGAATTCATTCTGCCATCGATGCAGCCGTAGCGTCAACGTATGGATGCCGCTGGAAATCGGCATCCCAGCCCAATCCGAAAATCCCCCGTAAGTAACTGTCGAACAGATTGATGACGTCTGTTCATCGCGATATTCAATTCCCGCCTTGCACCAGTTGGAAGGATCGCCCATGACAAAGAGGCCCAGCTGATCATAAATTTCATGCAGCTGCGCGCGGATTGTAACCGTTAATGTAAAATCCTGGCGGATTGGCAGCAAGATCGCATGGCCGCTGAATTTTTCCAGCTGCCGCGATTGGTTAAACCAAAAATCTGTCGCCGGTTCCGTACTCAGGATAATTCGATTTTTACCCGTCGTCCATAACGCCGGGCGGTTGATCCAAGTCATCAACGAAGTATCCAGCCGCTTTTTCATAGTTAGCCTTCCTCACCTGCTTTTATTATATCAAATTCCCCGAAGAATAGAATTTTGAAAGTGAAAATAAGATGAAAAGAAAACAAAATTCAGGCATGACAATTGACTTTTTTATTTAAATGGTTAATATTTAATGCATTAATTATTAAATAATTAAGGATTGGAGACTAGCCATGATCTATGAAGCGGATGAGAATGAACTGATGAATCTTGTACGGAGTGTGAACAATCACATGAACCATGTGCTGAATCAATTTTACTCGCCTTACGGACTCACACGGCCTCAGGCGATTGTTCTTTCTGAGATTGAACGCCATGGTCCGGTTACGGTCAGTCTGCTTGCACAGCGGCTGGGCATGACCACAAGCAATCTCTGCCTGATTGCTCAACGACTGGAAAAGAGCGGTTTTTTAAAGCGCAACCGGGATCCGGAGGATCAGCGCAGCGTCATCTTAATCAACACGATGAAAAGCCACGAGCTGATCCACCAGGTTCAGGAAAGTGTCAATGAAATGATCCGGCAGCGGCTGGAATACACCGATCCCGAAAATCTGGATAAGATAATGGAGGGACTGCGGTTATTAAACGCTGTCATGATGAAACAGAATCAGGGGGACAAAGCATGCGATTAGGAATAGATATTGGATCCACAACGATCAAATATGTCGTCCTGGACGATGAAGGACGTTGTATTGATCAGGATTACCAGCGCCACAGCTGTCAGATTACGGAAAAGCTGATCGAGGTGCTGCAGAAGGTATCCGCCAAATACAATCAGCCGGCTATGGCGCTGGCGGTTTCCGGCTCCGCTGCAATGGGCTTGCAGGAAAAATGCAGCCTGCCGTTTGTGCAGGAGGTGTATGCAACGCGGATCGCCGCAACCAAGACCCTCAGCGAAGTCGACTGCATCATCGAACTGGGTGGGGAGGATGCGAAAATCCTGTTTCTCAGCGGGGGTTTGGAAGTCCGGATGAATGGTACCTGCGCCGGCGGCACGGGCGCGTTTATCGATCAGATGGCCACGCTGCTGAATCTGAGCGCGGAAGAAATGAATGAGGCGGCCAAACAGGCGGAAAAAATCTATACGATCGCTTCCCGCTGCGGCGTCTTTGCCAAGTCCGATATCCAGCCGCTGATCAATCAGGGTGCGGATAAGGAAGATCTGGCGGCCAGCATTTATCAGGCCGTCGTCAATCAGACGATTCAGGGTCTGGCGCAGG belongs to Holdemania massiliensis and includes:
- a CDS encoding DUF1349 domain-containing protein, which gives rise to MKKRLDTSLMTWINRPALWTTGKNRIILSTEPATDFWFNQSRQLEKFSGHAILLPIRQDFTLTVTIRAQLHEIYDQLGLFVMGDPSNWCKAGIEYRDEQTSSICSTVTYGGFSDWAGMPISSGIHTLTLRLHRWQNEFRIEFSFNGLKFKWLREFALPLNEGVVQAGFYACSPGDSSFDAEFFDMMIESLQWEEKRNKL
- the pepT gene encoding peptidase T; protein product: MTPEERLIRYAKINTVSDPESPTVPSSACQLDLLKVLKAEMEQMGIQEVHEDRGYLYGRIPSNLDFEVPTVGFIAHMDTAPDFCGEGVNPRIVSNYDGKDIQLNDQITLKVSDFPNMQRYVGQDLIVTDGNTLLGADDKAGIADILTMAETLLIHPEIKHGEIRIGFTPDEEIGRGADQFDVENFHADFAFTVDGGEMEAISDETFNAASAKVTVQGFSIHPGSAKHKMINALNVAMEFHAMLPVFNRPEYTEGTEGFNHLNNMQGNVEQAVMEYIIRNHDSAQFEAQMAMMKAAGEYMNQKYGQPLVQVEIKESYRNMKEILKDQEWIVDLAKQAITEAGLQPWVEKVRGGTDGARLTFMGLPCPNLGTGGANCHGRYEVCSIQEMHKVVEILLNIVKATVNLKK
- a CDS encoding MarR family winged helix-turn-helix transcriptional regulator codes for the protein MIYEADENELMNLVRSVNNHMNHVLNQFYSPYGLTRPQAIVLSEIERHGPVTVSLLAQRLGMTTSNLCLIAQRLEKSGFLKRNRDPEDQRSVILINTMKSHELIHQVQESVNEMIRQRLEYTDPENLDKIMEGLRLLNAVMMKQNQGDKACD